The proteins below come from a single Aegilops tauschii subsp. strangulata cultivar AL8/78 chromosome 6, Aet v6.0, whole genome shotgun sequence genomic window:
- the LOC141025363 gene encoding serine/threonine-protein phosphatase 7 long form homolog → MYKLYKSELDAITPEQVKWEPYGKGESFGNPMEFRLNSMCIRDRDLWHMRCPLICNWAVELHLPHRVFRQFGLFQPHPPEWEDTDKLLHALDRKKQRKIKDWANHHRKYVVQFALSMEQARAGKRAQLREHCPIAFNNYLTWFLASTRVEVCKPAYAEEILEEPTVFDEVAQHQYNALVRKGNSVIPSAPMMNFVVSPFCFSIRTIHIFACLTL, encoded by the exons ATGTACAAGTTGTACAAGAGCGAGCTGGACGCGATCACGCCTGAGCAG GTGAAATGGGAGCCGTATGGAAAAGGAGAGAGTTTTGGTAACCCTATGGAGTTCAGGCTGAATTCGATGTGCATTAGGGATAGGGATCTCTGGCATATGcggtgcccactgatatgcaactgggcggttgagcttcacctgccacatcgggtgttccgccagtttggtttgttccagccacacccgccggagtgggaggacacggacaagttgctacacgc gttggataggaaaaagcagcggaagatcaaggattgggccaaccatcacaggaagtatgtcgtgcagttcgctcttagtatggagcaagcaagggctggaaaacgagcccagcttcgtgagcactgcccgatcgcgttcaacaactatctcacatggtttcttgcaagtacccgcgtggaggtatgcaagccggcgtatgctgaggagattctggaagaacccaccgtttttgatgaggtagcccagcaccagtacaacgcattagtcaggaaaggcaactcagtgatcccttcagctccaatgatgaactttgtggttagccctttttgcttttccattcgcactattcacatcttcgcttgcctAACACTTTGA
- the LOC109757663 gene encoding LOW QUALITY PROTEIN: ras-related protein Rab-2-A (The sequence of the model RefSeq protein was modified relative to this genomic sequence to represent the inferred CDS: deleted 1 base in 1 codon): protein MSYAYLFKYIIIGDTGVGKSCLLLQFTDKRFQPVHDLTIGVEFGARMITIDNKPIKLQIWDTAGQESFRSITRSYYRGAAGALLVYDITRRETFNHLASWLEDARQHANANMTVMLIGNKCDLSHRRAVSYEEGEQFAKEHGLVFMEASAKTAQNVEEAFIKTAGTIYKKIQDGVFDVSNESYGSKLAMLSPMHLEVVLARPLKQVAAAVKQVYDQVLSCETENSCPGCCPSFRH from the exons ATGTCGTACGCCTACCTCTTCAAGTACATCATCATCGGCGACACAG GCGTGGGCAAGTCATGCCTGCTGCTGCAGTTCACCGACAAGAGGTTTCAGCCCGTGCACGACCTCACCATCGGCGTCGAGTTCGGCGCCCGCATGATCACCATCGACAACAAGCCCATCAAGCTCCAGATTTGGGACACG GCTGGCCAAGAATCATTCAGATCTATAACAAGATCATACTACAGAGGTGCTGCTGGTGCTCTTTTGGTTTATGATATCACCAG GAGGGAAACTTTTAACCATCTTGCGAGCTGGCTAGAAGATGCAAGACAGCATGCAAATGCCAATATGACAGTGATGTTAATCGGAAACAAATGTGATCTGTCTCATAGACGGGCTGTCAGCTACGAGGAGGGTGAACAGTTCGCCAAGGAGCATGGTCTAGTCTTTATGGAGGCATCTGCAAAAACAGCACAAAATGTTGAGGAG GCATTCATTAAGACGGCTGGAACAATATACAAGAAAATCCAAGATGGTGTTTTTGATGTATCTAATGAG TCCTACGGA TCAAAGTTGGCTATGCTGTCCCCAATGCATCTGGAGGTGGTGCTGGCTCGTCCTCTCAAGCAGGTGGCTGCTGCAGTTAAGCAAGTTTACGACCAAGTCCTATCATGTGAGACTGAAAACAGCTGCCCAGGTTGTTGTCCTTCCTTCCGCCATTGA
- the LOC109757661 gene encoding small nuclear ribonucleoprotein SmD1a isoform X1: MKLVRFLMKLNNETVTIELKNGTTVHGTIIGVDISMNTHLKTVKLTLKGKNPVTLDHLSVRGNNIRYYILPDSLNLETLLVEETPRVKPKKPTAGKPMGRGRGRGRGRGRGRGR; the protein is encoded by the exons ATGAAGCTCGTCAG ATTCTTGATGAAGCTGAACAACGAGACGGTGACCATCGAGCTCAAGAATGGCACCACCGTCCACGGCACCATCATTG GCGTCGACATCAGCATGAATACTCATCTGAAGACTGTCAAGCTCACACTGAAAGGGAAGAATCCTGTTACCCTTGACCACCTTAGTGTGAGGGGAAACAACATTCGATATTACATCCTTCCTGACAGCTTAAACCTGGAGACGTTGCTGGTTGAGGAAACACCAAGGGTGAAGCCTAAGAAGCCTACTGCAG GGAAACCTATGGGTCGTGGGCGCGGCCGTGGTCGTGGGCGCGGTCGTGGCAGGGGGCGCTGA
- the LOC109757661 gene encoding small nuclear ribonucleoprotein SmD1b isoform X2 — translation MKLNNETVTIELKNGTTVHGTIIGVDISMNTHLKTVKLTLKGKNPVTLDHLSVRGNNIRYYILPDSLNLETLLVEETPRVKPKKPTAGKPMGRGRGRGRGRGRGRGR, via the exons ATGAAGCTGAACAACGAGACGGTGACCATCGAGCTCAAGAATGGCACCACCGTCCACGGCACCATCATTG GCGTCGACATCAGCATGAATACTCATCTGAAGACTGTCAAGCTCACACTGAAAGGGAAGAATCCTGTTACCCTTGACCACCTTAGTGTGAGGGGAAACAACATTCGATATTACATCCTTCCTGACAGCTTAAACCTGGAGACGTTGCTGGTTGAGGAAACACCAAGGGTGAAGCCTAAGAAGCCTACTGCAG GGAAACCTATGGGTCGTGGGCGCGGCCGTGGTCGTGGGCGCGGTCGTGGCAGGGGGCGCTGA